The following DNA comes from Methanosarcina vacuolata Z-761.
CCAATACATTTGTGTATATTTCGCCATCTTTTCAGGAGAAGCGGTTTAAGGAGAAGCGGTTTAGTTTCTTACACGAGAATAGATTCTTCTGCTAATGATCAGTGTCAGCATTGCTGTCTATAATAGTATTCTAAAAACGTATGCAAGAGATGGGATTTTATGTTAACCAATGACCAATGAAAATTAATCTAAATTTTGGTTGTTCCATAATAAATTAAAAAGTATCGCAACTAGACTCAGTACCAAAATCCAGTGATAAACGTGAAATTGAAAATCACTAGATTTTGTAATTGGTTATAATCCATTAAATACGTCCTCTCGATGGAAGTCTTTCGATATCAAATATTGAGTTTGATTGAAGAACGAATTCTTCCTGCAAGTTCATGATTTCAATCGAAAAATACAAAAATCACTAGATTTTGGACCAGAGTCCGCAACTACCCTAACATATGCATCGCTGAATTGTTCCTCTTGCATATTAATATCCGCTGTCAACCCTTAAGAAATAAACACTTTCGTTCGCATAACGCAAAGGATTCCATGAATAAATTCATTATTTGATTTCAAAACATATGAAAAACACTGATATTTAGACGCCAATCAACGGGGTCAAATTTGATCAGTATACCATCACCCGAATTATAAATCCCCAAGCTCCCAGCCAAGATGTTCTTTTATAACGGTATATGCCATTTCAGGCGGGATAATTCCAATATCAGTTACGATCATATCAATGTATTCGGCAGGCGTGAAGTCAAAAGCTGGATTTCTTACCTGCACATGAGAAAGCTCTTTCAGGACTATAGGATCGACTACCTCGTCTACAGACCTTTCTTCGATTTCTATGGGGTTTCCTACAATCGTGCTCGGGCTAAACTTGAAGGTCTCGGCAGCGACCATAAAACTTTTTCTGGCCTCATGGGCTGCAAGCGCAAGCTGTGATGTCCCAATCTTGTTTACCAGTGCGCCATTAGCTGCAATAGCATCAGCCCCGACAACAACCTTATCCACGTCTTTCATGTAGTAACGCACCGCAGAATCTACAATCAGGGTTGTGGGAATTCCAAAATTGTTAAGGTGGCGAATTGTCAATAAGCCCTGGCGCCTGGGACGGCTTTCAGTAGCAATTACCGAAATATCCTTTCCATCTTCAAAGGCTGTTGTGATGATCGAAAGAGCAGCATGGGAATTGCAGTGGGTCATTATAACATCCCCGTCCCGAATTCTTCTCGACCCAATTTTTCCGATTTTTTCAAGGGCTTTGTCAGCTATCTCAATAAAGAGGTTTGAATTTTTAATAATTTCCTGCCTTGCTTCCTCCACGTTTGCTGAAGAATACTTTGATGAGAGTTTCACGGCATTCGGGAGGGAAACAGCTGTCGGGCGGGTACTGATGAGAAGATTAGAGACTTCCTTTATTCTGGCACTGAATTCTTCCATTGAAGCTGCGTCCAGCTCTGTGGCATAATCTCTGATAGCTTCAGCAGCGGCTTTTGCAATCCTGCCTGCACCCCGGATCTCCATTGTCCGGATTTTTTCTGCGGTTTCCTGAACTTTTTGCATGGTATAAGGGATGGCAAGGGTCCAATTTATAACTATCTTCCGGCTGTTCCGGGAACTGACCTGAAAGTAATTCAGATTTCAGTGAATTTCAGTAAGTTTATCCGAGATCTTCCTGTAATAAGCAAAAAGGTCTTCTCCCCACCGTATAGCCTGAGGTTCAAAACACAGGACATCTTCTATATGGTCGTAAGTGCCGTCTGAAAAAGGTAGGGTGAGAGAAAGGAACCTATCGGTAACTGCATAGGCAAGTTCGATTTTTTTGCTGCAAACGTAGAAACTTGCATTTTCGAATTTAAGAAATTCACTTAATTCAGGACCATATTCTTCTTTTATTCTCTCATAAATCGGGCAAGTTACGAGAATAGAAATGTTCACTCCATTTTTTGCGAAAGTAAGAAATAGAGATGGATAAAGAGGGTGAAAAACCGAGGCAATACCGCTTATTTTTTTTGATTTCATAAGGTTTTCCACAAATTCTTTGTGAGGCTCAAAGAGGCGCGTCCTATCGGGGGGTTCGGAAAACGTGCAGTTAGCCAGCTCTCCTATTCTTTCCCGCAGAGGGTCGGGTATGGACTCAACTGCATGGTTTGCCCAATATTCATATTTGCTTCCGAAGACAGTTAAGACATCCATCATTGGCTTCATTTTGCCAACTACTGCTATCCCGAGAGGAGCTAAGCTGTAGATATCACCTGTCTTTGAAATCAAGGAGTTTTCCCTCAGTTTTTTTAATTGAGGGAGAATTGCCACCAGACCTACATTCAGGTTTTCTTTGATCTCGGAAATCGTTTTGGGCCCATCCTTCAAAAATAAAAGAAGATCTTTCCTTTTTTCGGAAAGGAAAATCAATTCTAGAAGCGGGCTGTTCATGATTTTATTATATATACAGATATTTAATAAATATCTTCCTCATTTTTTAACTGTCCTCTATTTTTCAACTGTACTTCTACTGAAAGCCTCAATTGTTAACAGGAACCTGATACTAAAATAAATGTTTATCCATCCTGATATTCCAAGTTTTTTGAGCAAATTGAAATTACAAAAGAGAGTTTCTGCTATCTTTATTAAAACTTTTATTTTCCAATATTATTCAATAGTAACGCATGTTTTGTAAAATCACTTTTTTAAGTAAATATAAAAAATCATTTAATGTAATATTAATTCACTAAATTCGGTTAAACCCGCTTTTGCTCATGTAATTTAGTAGAAAGCCACTATATAGTTTTCAACACATAATTTTTATTTATAATAGTGTTTAATATGTAGAAAAAAATTATATTGAATGTTAATTTCTAATATATATATATTATGAATTAGTTTCTATAACCAGACTTTGTATCTATTTTCACCTGAAAATTGAATTTTATAGACAGTATATATAATTTTTTAGTTAATTAATTCCATCTTGCCTTTTTTTTGGTTTTAAAGCAATTTCGTCACTTTTTGTAAAACTTTAACATATATAAAATATATTTAATGATTGAAAATTCCATTAAGTCTAACGATTGTGATTTCAAGGAGACTAAATAATTTAATGCAACGCAAATTTTAAAGTCGTATAGGTTATATACCTCTATAACATAAAGAGAAAGTCAACGATTAAGAGTTAAGGGGTTTTTCTCTTAATCGTAGGGGTTGAATCACATAATTGGGAGCCTATCAGAGGTGGCAAACAAGGCTCCCAATTTTAATAATTATTCATGGGGTTTTTATATAAAAAAGAATGTTATCAGACATTTTTCATAATATTCTCGAGATAAGGTTGATTACTCTAAATTTATACTATATAAAGTGAGCGGAGTCCTGTGTATAAATATAAATTAGTGATCTCAGACCAGATCTTTATTTTCCTTCAAGATTTTAATAAATAAAACTCTTAAACCAGAGTTCGGCTTTTCTGTTATTCCATGAGTAAAACTTCAGAAACAGTGCAGAGTGAATATTCTTATTTTTGAAATCTCGAAAGCAGGCCTTCTCTTATTACGAGAAATTTTTTTTGTAATATTAATTAAACAAAAAACATATAAATAATACCTAAATAATATGGAACTAGTTCATTAAAGTTAATCATTTCCAACATGACAATCTAACGTGGAAATCAGTAAAACTAAGAGCTAAAAACATCAGGAGTCAAAAACTTGGATTTCAATACTGCAGTACAGTTTCATGGACATGTCTGCCCCGGACTTTCCATTGGCTACAGAGTAGCAACACTTGCCGCCAACCACTTCAAAGATCGCAGCAAAGATGAAGAACTGGTCGCAATTGTAGAAAACCGGTCCTGCGCCGTGGATGCCATTCAGGCAATAAACGGGTGCACCTGTGGGAAAGGGAATCTAATTTTCAAGGATCATGGGAAACATGTTTACACATACTTCAAAAGAGGCGATAATAAAGCTCTGAGGATTTCCCTGAAACCCGATGCTCTCCCCACGGACGAAAAGCACACCGAACTCTTCGCAAAATTAAGGGCAGGCACTGCAAGCCCAGAAGAGGCAAAAGAGTTTCGGGCCTCTCATGACGCAAAAAGCCAGAGAATACTGGAAATGCCCGAAGAAGAGCTTTTCTGGATTAGGGAAGTTGAAGCCGAGCCACCGGAAAAAGCCATAATTTACCCCACCCTGGTCTGCAGTAAATGTGGAGAAGGTTTCATGGAGCCTATGGGCAGGGTTAAAAATGGAAAAATAGTTTGCATTCCATGTTTTGAGGCAAAAGATGAATGAAATTCCTGAGGCTTCCGAAAGAATTGAAATGGTCCCTGTAGGCTACGTTGAAAACGACTACCTTGAACCGGTATACAATGAAGAGGTATACAATAAAGTCTCAAAGATAGCCCTCAAGAAAGAGTTTACAGAGGGGCTTTACAGAATCGAAGACTTTGAAAAACTGTACATTCTGTTTTATTTCAGCAAATCGAAAGGATATAAGCTCATCCACCGCCGCCATTATGATGGGGAAATCTCCGGAGTCTTTGCCAGCCGGAGCCCTTATCGCCCTAACGGGATAGGGCTTACCATTGTAGAGCTTTTGAAAGTGGAGGGTAATGTGCTCCATGTAAAAGGGCTTGATGCAATTAATGGAACACATGTGCTTGATATTAAACCTTACATAAAAGAGACTGAACAAGTTGACAATGAAACAACGGACTGAAAAAGAACAGAATTAGTGCTGAAATCAAAATCAAAAATCAAAAAGTAAAAACCCCTCTTTAAGAAAAAGAAAAAGGGTTTAACCCTTATTGATAATATGTCTAATTTAATGGCTCATTGAAATAGTATTATCTATAAAGAATGACGAAGAACCAGTTTTATCTATTACTTCTTTGTCCTTCTTTTTTGGAATTTTTTTGTGGCTTGTCGTGTGAGATGGATGTGATGCACTTGCTAGCTTGATTCAGTAAAAGATTCTCTAACTATTTTTTGTATTCCTTTATGCCCATCAGAAACAATTAACTTGACACCTCTTAACCCTTTTACTTTAAGGTCTTCGAATAGATCTTGCCAAAATAGAGAGTCTTCACTGTCTGCTAATCTTGCTCCAAGAATCTCACGTAAACCGTCATCCCTGATTTCAAAGATGTTGGTTGAATGACGTTCTTGCTTATGAAAGTGTGTAGTATCTATAATATGATATTGGAAAATTGGTCCTATTGATTGTGATATGAGATATTCTACATGTTTGGGTGTGTTTTAGTCAACAGTTTTAGCCTATTCTTTTATCGGTTTTGGAACTTAAATTAATAAGAGTCATGTAAAATCGCAGTTAATAGGACCAGTTTATACATTATGAGTAGTTGCACGGTTGGTTGATATCGTTTTCGTTCTATCTTTGAAAAGTAAACTTAATATAAATGAGAAAAAACTAAAATAGTAAACTTTTTAAATATTATCAAATATACTTTATAATATGTCTTCTAAACTATTTATACCACCAAATAAAATCAAATTCTGTGATGAAAAATACCACGGATCTTTTTCTTACACTGATTATAATTACTTAAAACCCGGTTTGGCAACAAAAATAAAAAAAAGACATTTTGAAATCGCATTAAAATTAACTTCAGATTACTTCCATAAAGTTAATGTTATAGATCTAGGATGCGCAGATGGTCCATTTCTTCCATCATTGGCAAAGCATTTTAATACCGTTGTTGGGATAGAATACAATCAAAAAGCTATAAATTTTGCAAAAATAGCAGTAGATAAACAATGTTTACATAACGTTTCATTATTTTGTAATAAAAACCAAAAAATAAGCGATATAAAAAAGGAGCTAAGCACACAAATATTTTCAATTATTTTCTTAATGGAAGTTATGGAACATGTTGGAAGCAATTGGAAGACCATGTATCAAGATAAATTAGTATTCCTAAAAGAAGCGAGTACACTAATCGAATCTGACGGTTTTATTGTGATTTCTGTCCCAAAAATGATCGGGCTGAGTTTTCTAATACAAACCGTCGGACAGATGGTTTTTAACCTGGATAATAAGAAACATATCCTTAATATGCCTCTTAAAGATTTCCTTAAATGTGTTTTTTTAAACGATACTGATGACCTCGAATATCTTTGGGTACCTTTTTACACCCATATGGGTTTTAATCATAAAAAATTTGAGTACTATATCAAAAAAGATTTTGATATAATAAAATCTAAATCTGACCTATTTCAGCAAATATACATAATAAAAATCAAGTCATAAGTTAATTTATATAAGTATCGTTTAAGCTCTTTAATTAGTGTTATGTTTCTTTCTCAGTGTACCTCTCTTATACGGCAATGTAATTAAGTTCTGCAAATTATAAATCTCGATACAGGCAACTTTTCGTAGATGTTCTCTTAATTTTTATAATTTCCTTGCTATCGTCTTTTTGAAAACCTCCTTGGTTGCTCAAACGTAAGTTTTTAAAATTTTTACTAAATTTTTGGCTTTTCGCCTTTATTGAGAAACTTCCAGCAGCCATTTTCCTAATTTTCGATTAAGAAATAACTTCAAGTTTTCGAATATGTCTCCAAAAACGACAACAAAAAAGATATTCTCTTTTTGAAGACATATACGGAAGTTAGATAAATTCTCAAGCCACTAACGTTTTAAGATTTAGTATTTTTCAGAATGATTTGCATACTCCTCCTTAGGGATTTCATTCAATTTTTCCGTTTATTTCTTCCGGATGCCCAGGTAAATTCCACCGGCGGCTACCACTACAAAGAGAATTCCGATAATATCAGAGCCCGAAAACGAGAGACCACTATTATCAGGTTCTTCGGTAGAATCTTTCTGCATCTCGTACCCTTCAACATAATCAGTATCTGAGGATTTCTGAACTCCAGGGTCAGGTTCGGAAGTATCTGTACCATATCCTCCGTTCGAATCCTGAGACGTCTGGTTGCTGGATGAACTGGCTTTTACGGTAGCATTTCCAGTATTATGACTGTGATGACTACCGCCGCTACTGTTCTGGGTCTTTTCTGTTGTCTCCAGAGTTTCAGCTTTGGTTGCAGCTTCTATTTGCTCGGAGTAGCCCGGAACAGATACTTTTCCACTTACAAACTCATGAAGAAGAGGATTTCCACAGGTGTGGTGACAACACGAAGCACCGTTCTCGGCCACAGATTCCTCATAATCCTTTGCAAGGCTTTCGATAATATCCTCTGAAGGTGTCCAGTAATCATGCCTGACTGCTTCAAGCATTCTAGCTGTCATAGACTGATAAGCACTGGGGTTGTTCTGCTTAAACCATTCTTTCATAGAAGGATCATTTACATAGGTTTCATACACATCTTGCCAGACAGTATCATCCACAAGGTCAGGGTCACTTACCTCCCATCCAAATAGGTTGTCCACAAATTCGGACATCATGCTGCCGCCTGAGTATCCGGAGGTCTTCATTCCTTCGATCCATTTGTCGTTGAAATATCTGGCCCGCAAGTCCTTGCTGAGGTACTCCTGCATTCCTACCATCTGAGCTCCGTCCGAGTTACTTGTGTCCGAAATATACATCTTCGGAGTATTGCCGCTAAGATACCTCGTTGCCAGGTTCATGCCGCCGAAGTACTGGAAAAGGTCATCGTTATCAAGGGAGTCGTACAGGTTTGAAGAGGACGAATGTACTGACGCTTCAACGCTTTTCAGGTTGCCTTCAAGGAGCTCTCTGCACTGTATTCCCCAGTAATCTTCTCCATAAGCGTATCCCATTTTGTTCAGGTATACGTTTGCAATATCTTCTTCATTATCCCATGACCCGCTTGCACTGATAGCATCTGAGACCCCTATATCATAAGTACCGTCCATTACTGCAAAGCAGCGCATTGTAGAGAGCTTTGTTGCAGTCTCATTGTCATACCCTTCAGATATCAGGGAATCATAGAGCGTAAGGGAGCTCTGATTTACGTAGTTTGGATAGTTTACGCCAGGAAGAGAGCTTGCAAGCTTCACAGCACTGTCTATCAGTTTTATCTTATCCGGGAAAGCATCCCTCATACCTGCGGTAGTATAAACAATATCAATACGCGGCCTTCCAGGCTTTGAAGTATCATAATTTGGCAATAGCTCTTCTTCAGGGATAGCTTCAACTCCGGTTACATACCCGTACTCATCCCAGACAGGTTTTACCCCAAGCAGGTAAAGCACTTCGGCTTCCAGAGTTCCGTGGTCTGCAATAAACTCCACTCCGAACCTTGAGAATGAAACTTTTTTGGGATATTCTCCATGTTCGTTATAGTAGTCCTCAAGCAACTGAATTGCAAGAGTTTTTCCAACTTCCCAGGTTGCTTCTGAAGGATAGAGCTTTGAATTTATGCTGTAATAATTGCGTCCTGTAGGCACTGCATCCGGATTCATTATAGGGTCCAGCCCTGAGCCTGGTGGGATGAAGCCTCCGTTCAGGGCTGAAAGAATTCTGTCAATCTCCACATCGCAGTTAAGAAGCCTGTCTTTATAATCCAGCCCCTGTTCAAGATCAAGTGTAACTGTGCTGTTAGTTTTCCCATAAACTGCAGTCTGCGCCTTAGAAACACTCGTATTATTGGTTACGACTTCCCAGACAAGTCTGGTAACTTTTGTATCATTCAATGGAATTCCGAGAGGATATGAAGATTCAGGGTAGAAGGCAGCAGTGATATTATCCTCAAAACTTCCTCCAAGCATAGCCCTTACCATTCCTGTAAGTTCATCGCTTTCAGGATCTGTCATATTAGTCGCAGGAACATGGCTGAGAATATGCATACCGTATGGGATATTTTCATTTCCTACATCTTCCAGGTATTCATGAAGGACATTTTTAACGAAATCTTCAAACTCCGTTTCGTTGTAATCTTGAAGAACAGTTACGTTATCTATTCCCAGATCAACACTGAGGTTGAGTGCTATTATCTCATTTACTATGGCCTTCTGGTATCCTGCCCTTGTTTGAGAAGAAATCCCGGGGTCGTAATACCCCTCCACATCAGTTGAAAGGTTTAGCAAATCTCCATAAAGCCCGCTGCGTTCAAGGGTTGGAGTCAAATGGTCAATAATTAAGGCATTACCTCTGTATTCCGCAGTTATTCCTTCTCCCACGTTGGCAACGATATAGGGATAGATATTCGGAATATCCTGCAGCAGAAGAGAAGACCAGTCTGAAGTCCGGTTCATGCCGTAAGTAGAACCCGGGAGCCATTCGTGCGTACCGTGAGTGCCCATATGAATAAGAGCATCAGGCTGGAATTCATGGTTTAGCCAGAGATAGAAAGCTATGTACTGATGTGTGGGAGGTACAACATTGCTGTGGTAAAGAGTGTCATTATTTTGTCCTGTTCCTCTGGCAGGCTGAGGCATGAGCCAGACATTTCCGAAACGCACCGTTGGAATTACAATGTATTTTCCGGTTTCATTCTCATAGATCATAACACTCTTATTTTGAGGCAGATCTTCAGACCAGGGTTCACCCCATTCGGCTGTTACATTGGCTCTCAGATTTTCCGGAATTTCAGACTCAAACCACTCTTTATAGGTATCCATAGGTATGAGTTGAAGTCCCCACTCAGTCCTGTTTTCCACCATCCCATCCAGAACTCCGGGAGCCCAGGAACCAACATTGATGCCCTGGGCCTGAAGCATTTCCATGAGCTTACTACTGTTTTCCGGGATTCCGGAGACCCCATAACCGCTTTTATTCATTGCATTCAGGAGTTCAAACATGCTCTGGGTGGAATTGAGATAATTTGCTACGATGTTATCCTTTCCTGAAGGATAGTTGTAATAGATGACAGCTACTTTCTTGTCTTCGTTTTCCTCTAACTTCAGGTTTGCCCAGTTAATCGACCTGTTTGCCATCCAGTCAATCTGAGAAGGCAGTGGTTCATAGCTGTTTTCACCTGTTGCGGAATCATAATTATCAATTCCTATTACAATGTACTCGAAAATCCCGTCAATGCTCGGGAGCAGAGTCTTGTATACAACCTCTTCACTGGGGATACCTCTATTACTATCAGCTATGTCGGTAGAATTAGCAGGGTTTGTAACAACCAATCCCGTGAGGACAGGCACATCAAGGTCTTCAAGCTCCTGCACACCTTTATCAGGGTCATCATAATTCAAACGGAAGCTCTTAAGAGAAATTACGCACTGGACAAGAGGTTCTCCATTTTCGTCAAAGTAAAAATTATGAATATCA
Coding sequences within:
- a CDS encoding ribose 1,5-bisphosphate isomerase, with product MQKVQETAEKIRTMEIRGAGRIAKAAAEAIRDYATELDAASMEEFSARIKEVSNLLISTRPTAVSLPNAVKLSSKYSSANVEEARQEIIKNSNLFIEIADKALEKIGKIGSRRIRDGDVIMTHCNSHAALSIITTAFEDGKDISVIATESRPRRQGLLTIRHLNNFGIPTTLIVDSAVRYYMKDVDKVVVGADAIAANGALVNKIGTSQLALAAHEARKSFMVAAETFKFSPSTIVGNPIEIEERSVDEVVDPIVLKELSHVQVRNPAFDFTPAEYIDMIVTDIGIIPPEMAYTVIKEHLGWELGDL
- a CDS encoding helix-turn-helix transcriptional regulator: MNSPLLELIFLSEKRKDLLLFLKDGPKTISEIKENLNVGLVAILPQLKKLRENSLISKTGDIYSLAPLGIAVVGKMKPMMDVLTVFGSKYEYWANHAVESIPDPLRERIGELANCTFSEPPDRTRLFEPHKEFVENLMKSKKISGIASVFHPLYPSLFLTFAKNGVNISILVTCPIYERIKEEYGPELSEFLKFENASFYVCSKKIELAYAVTDRFLSLTLPFSDGTYDHIEDVLCFEPQAIRWGEDLFAYYRKISDKLTEIH
- the tsaA gene encoding tRNA (N6-threonylcarbamoyladenosine(37)-N6)-methyltransferase TrmO, giving the protein MNEIPEASERIEMVPVGYVENDYLEPVYNEEVYNKVSKIALKKEFTEGLYRIEDFEKLYILFYFSKSKGYKLIHRRHYDGEISGVFASRSPYRPNGIGLTIVELLKVEGNVLHVKGLDAINGTHVLDIKPYIKETEQVDNETTD
- a CDS encoding FmdE family protein encodes the protein MDFNTAVQFHGHVCPGLSIGYRVATLAANHFKDRSKDEELVAIVENRSCAVDAIQAINGCTCGKGNLIFKDHGKHVYTYFKRGDNKALRISLKPDALPTDEKHTELFAKLRAGTASPEEAKEFRASHDAKSQRILEMPEEELFWIREVEAEPPEKAIIYPTLVCSKCGEGFMEPMGRVKNGKIVCIPCFEAKDE
- a CDS encoding cobaltochelatase subunit CobN, with amino-acid sequence MRTAQSRLLVLCAVVLLLLAQNVSADENHVNITFICYDGSALSAAAQSNPYNASMNVTYISGYSDFSNVTFENQDVIFTYMLWSQFKDIGDDLESAHENGTALIDITSVIDTAYINTSSYDQIFSGTTPYNSTEEKFFYNMGSRGVLKENTENFLIYLAKTYGDKPELTKDWVYEDPIEFPEAAIYHPDARSSTNESQPDWFENTTDYLEWYSDSTNSNSTNSNSTNSNSTNSNSTNSNSTNSNSTNSNESRHIYDKSKPTIGIWFHASDYTGDNLKVIDALIRDLEGKGCNVIAGFDTFNDIHNFYFDENGEPLVQCVISLKSFRLNYDDPDKGVQELEDLDVPVLTGLVVTNPANSTDIADSNRGIPSEEVVYKTLLPSIDGIFEYIVIGIDNYDSATGENSYEPLPSQIDWMANRSINWANLKLEENEDKKVAVIYYNYPSGKDNIVANYLNSTQSMFELLNAMNKSGYGVSGIPENSSKLMEMLQAQGINVGSWAPGVLDGMVENRTEWGLQLIPMDTYKEWFESEIPENLRANVTAEWGEPWSEDLPQNKSVMIYENETGKYIVIPTVRFGNVWLMPQPARGTGQNNDTLYHSNVVPPTHQYIAFYLWLNHEFQPDALIHMGTHGTHEWLPGSTYGMNRTSDWSSLLLQDIPNIYPYIVANVGEGITAEYRGNALIIDHLTPTLERSGLYGDLLNLSTDVEGYYDPGISSQTRAGYQKAIVNEIIALNLSVDLGIDNVTVLQDYNETEFEDFVKNVLHEYLEDVGNENIPYGMHILSHVPATNMTDPESDELTGMVRAMLGGSFEDNITAAFYPESSYPLGIPLNDTKVTRLVWEVVTNNTSVSKAQTAVYGKTNSTVTLDLEQGLDYKDRLLNCDVEIDRILSALNGGFIPPGSGLDPIMNPDAVPTGRNYYSINSKLYPSEATWEVGKTLAIQLLEDYYNEHGEYPKKVSFSRFGVEFIADHGTLEAEVLYLLGVKPVWDEYGYVTGVEAIPEEELLPNYDTSKPGRPRIDIVYTTAGMRDAFPDKIKLIDSAVKLASSLPGVNYPNYVNQSSLTLYDSLISEGYDNETATKLSTMRCFAVMDGTYDIGVSDAISASGSWDNEEDIANVYLNKMGYAYGEDYWGIQCRELLEGNLKSVEASVHSSSSNLYDSLDNDDLFQYFGGMNLATRYLSGNTPKMYISDTSNSDGAQMVGMQEYLSKDLRARYFNDKWIEGMKTSGYSGGSMMSEFVDNLFGWEVSDPDLVDDTVWQDVYETYVNDPSMKEWFKQNNPSAYQSMTARMLEAVRHDYWTPSEDIIESLAKDYEESVAENGASCCHHTCGNPLLHEFVSGKVSVPGYSEQIEAATKAETLETTEKTQNSSGGSHHSHNTGNATVKASSSSNQTSQDSNGGYGTDTSEPDPGVQKSSDTDYVEGYEMQKDSTEEPDNSGLSFSGSDIIGILFVVVAAGGIYLGIRKK
- a CDS encoding class I SAM-dependent methyltransferase; this translates as MSSKLFIPPNKIKFCDEKYHGSFSYTDYNYLKPGLATKIKKRHFEIALKLTSDYFHKVNVIDLGCADGPFLPSLAKHFNTVVGIEYNQKAINFAKIAVDKQCLHNVSLFCNKNQKISDIKKELSTQIFSIIFLMEVMEHVGSNWKTMYQDKLVFLKEASTLIESDGFIVISVPKMIGLSFLIQTVGQMVFNLDNKKHILNMPLKDFLKCVFLNDTDDLEYLWVPFYTHMGFNHKKFEYYIKKDFDIIKSKSDLFQQIYIIKIKS